A window of the Deinococcus sp. KSM4-11 genome harbors these coding sequences:
- a CDS encoding NAD(P)/FAD-dependent oxidoreductase, translating into MSYRAAVVGSGPNGLAAAITLARAGWQVDVYEANATPGGAVRSAELTLPGFIHDLGSAIHPLAVVSPFFRTLPLERYGLQFVASPAAVAHPLPGGTALLFRSLDETADALGTDGPVYRRLLGPLVDAADDLFEETLKPMLRVPRHPVTLARFGIRGLPPAALLARTLFRGEAARALFGGLSAHSEVPLTQPVTSAYGLMLAVSAHVVGWPFPRGGAQAITDAMLAYLGHLGGRLHVNRPVERLEDLEADVHLLDVSPREFLRLAPHLPPAYARRLRHFRYGAGTIKLDYALSAPIPWRDPRTALAATVHLGGPLADLVHSEAQSVHGLPERPFLLLAQHTVFDPSRAPDGQHTAWLYGHVPGGYTPQPGDLDRIEAQIERLAPGFREVVLARRVTTAADAQRMNRNLVGGDVGGGANTLLGTLVRPTLSASPYRTPLKGIYLCSASTPPGGGVHGMPGYHAALTALNDRT; encoded by the coding sequence ATGTCATACCGCGCCGCCGTGGTGGGATCCGGGCCGAACGGCCTGGCCGCCGCCATCACGCTGGCCCGGGCCGGCTGGCAGGTCGATGTCTACGAGGCGAATGCCACGCCAGGAGGCGCCGTGCGCAGCGCCGAGCTGACCTTGCCGGGCTTCATCCATGACCTCGGCTCGGCCATCCATCCGCTGGCCGTGGTTTCCCCGTTCTTCCGCACATTGCCCCTGGAACGATACGGACTGCAATTTGTGGCCTCCCCCGCTGCGGTGGCACATCCCCTGCCGGGTGGCACGGCACTGCTCTTTCGCAGCCTTGACGAAACGGCGGACGCCCTGGGAACCGATGGCCCGGTGTACCGGCGGCTGTTGGGGCCACTGGTCGACGCGGCCGACGATCTCTTCGAGGAGACGCTCAAGCCCATGCTCCGGGTGCCACGCCATCCGGTCACGTTGGCCCGGTTCGGGATCCGTGGCCTCCCGCCCGCGGCCCTGCTCGCCCGTACCCTCTTCCGCGGAGAGGCGGCGCGCGCCCTCTTCGGCGGACTCAGTGCCCATTCGGAGGTGCCGCTCACGCAGCCGGTGACGTCCGCGTACGGCCTGATGCTGGCGGTGAGTGCGCACGTGGTCGGTTGGCCGTTCCCACGTGGGGGCGCCCAGGCCATCACGGACGCCATGCTCGCCTACCTCGGTCACCTGGGCGGGCGGCTGCACGTGAACCGGCCCGTCGAACGTCTGGAGGACTTGGAAGCGGACGTGCACCTGCTCGATGTTTCACCGCGCGAGTTCCTCCGCCTCGCACCGCACCTTCCACCCGCGTACGCCCGGCGCCTGCGGCACTTCCGGTATGGAGCGGGCACCATCAAGCTCGATTACGCCCTGAGCGCGCCCATTCCATGGAGGGATCCACGCACGGCGCTCGCGGCCACTGTTCACCTGGGAGGGCCGCTGGCCGACCTTGTTCACAGCGAGGCGCAGAGCGTGCACGGCCTGCCCGAGCGGCCCTTCCTGCTGCTCGCGCAGCACACGGTATTCGATCCCAGTCGTGCGCCGGACGGTCAGCACACCGCGTGGCTGTACGGGCATGTACCGGGCGGATATACCCCGCAACCGGGGGATCTTGACCGCATCGAGGCGCAGATCGAACGCCTCGCGCCAGGCTTCCGTGAGGTCGTACTGGCGCGGCGGGTAACGACCGCCGCCGATGCGCAGCGGATGAACCGCAACCTGGTCGGAGGGGATGTAGGGGGTGGCGCAAACACGCTGCTGGGCACCCTGGTGCGTCCCACGCTCTCGGCGTCCCCGTACCGCACGCCTCTCAAAGGAATCTACCTGTGCAGTGCTAGTACCCCGCCCGGGGGTGGCGTCCACGGCATGCCCGGGTACCATGCGGCGCTCACAGCGTTGAACGATCGAACCTGA